Proteins encoded within one genomic window of Naumovozyma dairenensis CBS 421 chromosome 6, complete genome:
- the VPS27 gene encoding ESCRT-0 subunit protein VPS27 (similar to Saccharomyces cerevisiae VPS27 (YNR006W); ancestral locus Anc_6.295) — translation MTTILIATVPTVCNRARTQSKTTIKRQSFYLFQPSQMTSTITPAELDILINKATNESIPNGDLDLPTSFEISDIIRSKRIPPKDAMRCLQKRIANTYMNPNTQLSTWRLVEVCIKNGGTPFIVEVCSREFMNTFEKTILQNEDTDESDDELGTLVKTLFMELYGTFKNDSQLGYVAKVHDKLKNRNVDLPKVVLGNGIGNAMFDSKTPADWIESDTCMVCSKKFSLLNRRHHCRSCGGIFCQEHSSHNIELPDLGIYEPVRVCDNCFDDYDIKKSKPSSKKKKKDKSKHRHNNKHPKHQNVADEEDEQLKRAIELSLKEARNSTEPIVPVVTHTTEEPILTEEEENDPDLKAAIEASLRESQEAEQRRNEMNQSAYNTHQERQYAQQQQQQQQHSFDLNNAEKEDIYLFATLVEKAKNNPNSAIDILEDTRLQKLYQKIMSTKPKLNNALNDKINKYNALIDMNSKISSIMNIYDSLLEQQLRNINLSQQYSVAQEPSDPYAMYTQQQQEPPLIRTDPTVATTKPIIESYNNYYQTASPAIQNPAHYQPSQQVEHQPPSRVQEEQAKFQYNNETNISLEPSEPPYPEDEMTSKPSGNEVITSIETISNPLPYSSEVVSDEKSLNKENTSTSVTPNKVITEEKANVPTLEEKTTKNDAITNYDFPTVPARKLPYPETGTETANKTEYQASQDVEEEHEEEPKEEELLIEL, via the coding sequence atgacaACAATTTTAATAGCAACAGTTCCCACAGTGTGTAATCGAGCAAGAACTCAAAGCAAAACAACCATTAAAAGACAATCTTTCTACCTATTTCAACCCTCACAAATGACCTCAACGATAACTCCAGCAGAACTAGACATTTTAATCAACAAAGCAACAAATGAGTCAATACCAAATGGTGACCTCGACCTCCCCACTTCGTTTGAAATTTCAGACATCATAAGGTCCAAAAGGATACCACCTAAAGATGCAATGAGGTGTCTACAAAAAAGGATTGCTAATACTTACATGAACCCCAATACTCAACTCTCCACTTGGAGGTTAGTTGAAGTATGTATAAAGAATGGTGGGACGCCCTTTATTGTTGAGGTCTGTTCTAGAGAATTCATGAACACTTTTGAGAAGACAATTTTACAAAACGAAGATACTGATGAGAGTGATGATGAACTTGGTACGTTGGTAAAGACTTTATTTATGGAATTATATGGCACTTTTAAGAATGACTCTCAACTCGGGTATGTGGCTAAAGTTCATGATAAGTTGAAGAATAGGAACGTGGATTTACCAAAGGTTGTGTTGGGTAATGGCATAGGGAATGCAATGTTTGATTCCAAGACTCCAGCTGATTGGATCGAATCTGATACGTGTATGGTTTGTTCtaagaaattttcattattgaatagGCGACATCATTGTAGATCGTGTGGTGGAATATTTTGTCAAGAACATTCCTCTCACAACATTGAGTTGCCCGATTTAGGTATCTATGAACCTGTAAGAGTTTGTGATAATTGTTTTGATGACTATGATATTAAAAAGAGTAAACCTAGtagtaaaaaaaagaagaaagataaaTCAAAACATCGTCACAATAATAAGCATCCGAAACATCAAAATGTTGccgatgaagaagatgaacaaTTAAAACGAGCTATTGAATTATCACTGAAAGAAGCAAGAAATTCAACTGAGCCAATCGTACCTGTAGTAACACATACAACCGAAGAACCCATCTTGActgaggaagaagaaaatgatccAGATCTGAAAGCGGCTATTGAAGCAAGTTTAAGAGAATCTCAAGAAGCGGAGCAAAGACGTAATGAAATGAATCAGAGTGCCTACAATACACACCAAGAACGTCAATATGcgcagcagcaacaacagcagcaacaacattcgtttgatttgaataatgcagaaaaggaagatatttatttgttcGCTACTCTTGTGGAGAAAGCCAAGAATAATCCAAATTCTGCCATAGACATCTTAGAAGATACAAGACTACAAAAGTTGtatcaaaaaattatgtcaacaaaaccaaaattaaacaacgcattaaatgataagattaataaatataatgcACTGATAGATATGAACAGTAAAATTTCCAGTATAATGAATATCTATGATTCACTTTTAGAACAACAATTGAGAAATATAAACTTGTCTCAACAATACTCAGTCGCTCAGGAGCCTTCGGATCCATACGCAATGTATAcccaacaacaacaggaACCTCCATTAATACGAACAGATCCCACAGTTGCAACAACAAAACCAATCATTgaatcatataataattactATCAAACGGCGTCACCAGCTATCCAAAACCCAGCTCACTATCAACCATCCCAGCAAGTAGAACATCAACCTCCATCAAGAGTACAGGAAGAACAAgcaaaatttcaatacaataatgaaacaaacATATCATTAGAACCATCTGAACCACCGTATcctgaagatgaaatgaCATCAAAACCAAGTGGAAATGAAGTCATTACAAGTATTGAAACGATTAGTAATCCATTACCGTATTCTTCAGAAGTAGTCTCTGATgagaaatcattaaataagGAAAACACATCTACTTCTGTAACACCTAATAAGGTCATAACAGAAGAAAAAGCGAACGTACCAActcttgaagaaaaaactACAAAAAACGACGCAATAACGAATTACGACTTCCCAACTGTACCAGCACGTAAATTACCATACCCTGAGACTGGAACAGAAACAGCAAATAAAACTGAATATCAAGCTTCACAAGatgtagaagaagaacatgAAGAAGAACCTAAAGAGGAAGAGTTGTTAATTGAACTttag
- the NDAI0F01140 gene encoding uncharacterized protein, which produces MQLLFFILTILNVQNICLGDLLPVVDTLSLNDTTQRTYSFKTVERICNRLELSQGSDSKTLFAFKLATIINGNGTWDMKETLPIVKEINENFEHLLVLESMNPQKNNIAVRLQKGTIIMMTDIKELAGKYDDLLIMWRHKIFINKGFKLAILRYLNHNLGKMVYLKYSVLQGSSEGSVNAGYRILRHSDLALKAAIKTIEMVQNNTLLGLIRIIGYRFDELPAVEEEDALVDGIVEIVQNNVVKGKADPPELKFLIKGLKTITQGMVFLVLCVTIANVFCSVVFILTISVAVVVWIIIFWRMLNS; this is translated from the coding sequence atgcaattactattctttattttaaCAATTCTAAATGTCCAAAACATTTGTTTGGGAGATCTCTTACCTGTGGTGGACACTCTGTCATTAAACGACACGACACAAAGAACATACTCATTTAAAACAGTTGAAAGAATATGTAATCGTTTAGAATTAAGTCAAGGATCAGACTCCAAGACTCTATTTGCTTTCAAATTAGCTACCATAATAAATGGTAATGGAACTTGGGATATGAAAGAAACTCTTCCGATAGTAAAGGAGATTAATGAAAACTTTGAACATTTGTTAGTTCTCGAAAGTATGAATCctcaaaaaaataatatcgCGGTACGATTGCAAAAAGGCACGATTATTATGATGACAGATATCAAGGAATTGGCCGGAAaatatgatgatttattaataatgtgGAGGCataaaatttttattaataaaggTTTCAAACTTGCAATCTTGAGATATTTGAATCATAATCTGGGAAAAATGGTATACTTGAAATATAGTGTACTGCAAGGGTCTAGTGAAGGTTCTGTTAATGCTGGATACAGAATTTTGAGACATTCGGATTTAGCTTTGAAAGCTGCTATTAAAACAATTGAGATGGTGCAAAACAATACATTATTAGGATTGATTAGAATTATTGGCTACCGTTTTGATGAATTGCCAGCGGTCGAAGAGGAAGATGCCCTAGTTGATGGTATAGTAGAAATAGTACAAAACAATGTTGTTAAAGGAAAAGCTGATCCTCCTGagttgaaatttttaatcaAAGGCTTGAAGACCATAACGCAAGGTATggtttttcttgttttgtGTGTCACCATAGCTAATGTGTTTTGTTCCGTCGTTTTCATCTTGACCATCTCTGTCGCTGTCGTCGTATGGATAATCATTTTTTGGAGAATGTTAAATAGCTGA
- the BBP1 gene encoding Bbp1p (similar to Saccharomyces cerevisiae BBP1 (YPL255W); ancestral locus Anc_6.291) produces the protein MNYRDQLLLQEEEQELHQPDNSPGNSGLFKWTIDALFGPKKEPHMLSQDDTNYNNMNHHRRMNKTRESPLTELKTRSNSWDGSSLSNLGLDSSFYRKYDLLSPSNNMQLQQQEQQQQRYNHNTKYNDIRNSLMSPIHLRPSMVTNEQQKNENSLLRHQLYNHDEDPPNSEPTDTFQWRNNRSKISSNNNNHRQDMDNDIPFRPPKDNDTLLSKLFGKGKRISKSQAENKNDYNNNKTNIPGKFPSPAKSILSTTINEDLTYNNGKGTATTNAPRKPHNYVKEYQELLDEICLNTRSLHLIDKDLQERDQFVQLQEEAFQDKYNSLRLEFISQLKQMKKLSDKYFKLLSKYQTLKKISLDAENSNDEQINDLQGQLTHLKKSIQFANDERRNLTRDNDLLSDRLRDSEIQRENDQFKYESKIRDLERQLLEVRTRIPEQDHYYYNNYSNNYNDTLDTSISSPAMSTRRRNKFNMEDLGTGTENRQSIEDILTMDTDELKSYI, from the coding sequence ATGAATTATCGTGATCAATTACTattacaagaagaagaacaagaactACACCAACCTGACAATAGTCCCGGAAATTCTGGATTATTCAAATGGACCATTGATGCCCTGTTTGGACCTAAAAAGGAACCTCATATGCTTTCACAAGATGATACCAATTATAACAATATGAACCACCATAGAAGAATGAATAAAACTCGAGAATCTCCTTTAActgaattgaaaacaaGATCAAACTCTTGGGATGGATCATCGTTAAGTAACCTGGGTTTGGATTCCTCATTTTATAGGAAATATGACCTTTTATCaccttcaaataatatgcAACTACAGCAACAGgaacagcaacaacaacgcTATAATCATAATACTAAATACAATGATATAAGGAATAGTTTAATGAGTCCCATTCATCTACGACCTTCCATGGTAACaaatgaacaacaaaaaaatgagAACTCATTACTTCGACatcaattatataatcATGACGAAGACCCCCCAAATTCTGAACCAACAGATACATTCCAATGGAGAAACAATAGATCAAAGATAAgttccaataataataaccatCGACAGGACATGGATAATGATATACCTTTTAGACCTCCCaaagataatgatacattattatctaaattATTTGGTAAAGGGAAAAGAATTTCCAAATCTCAAgcagaaaataaaaatgattataataataataagacGAATATCCCTGGCAAATTCCCATCACCTGCCAAATCTATTctttcaacaacaataaatgAGGATCTTACGTATAACAATGGGAAAGGGACTGCGACTACCAACGCTCCTCGAAAACCACATAACTATGTGAAAGAATATCAggaattattagatgaaataTGCTTAAATACAAGATCATTACATTTAATAGATAAAGACTTACAGGAAAGAGACcaatttgttcaattacaagaagaagCTTTCCAAGATAAATATAACTCATTAAGATTAGAATTCATATCccaattgaaacaaatgaaaaaattatctgataaatatttcaaattattatccaaatatcaaactttgaaaaaaatttcattggATGCggaaaattcaaatgatgaacAAATTAATGACTTACAAGGACAATTAACtcatttaaaaaaatcaattcaatttgCCAACGATGAAAGAAGGAACTTAACACGAGATAATGATCTCCTAAGTGATAGGTTAAGAGATTCAGAAATACAAAGAGAAAATGATCAATTCAAATATGAATCCAAGATAAGAGATTTGGAAAGACAATTATTAGAAGTAAGAACCAGAATTCCAGAACAGgatcattattactataACAACTATagtaataattataatgatACTTTAGATACCTCAATCTCTTCACCGGCAATGTCAACACGCCGTAGAAACAAATTCAACATGGAAGACTTGGGCACTGGTACTGAGAATAGACAATCCATAGAAGATATTTTGACCATGGATActgatgaattgaaatcatatatttaa
- the HFI1 gene encoding Hfi1p (similar to Saccharomyces cerevisiae HFI1 (YPL254W); ancestral locus Anc_6.290) — translation MSTTLSQEQKPMTPNYVNSNMSQQQTPHSSGVTVGGGGAVSMMTPSSFQNSLGTQQHGHTDDADEHSDPDEKNLIPSVNKRLDLSPMIEKFTSILGRPNWIKYAQLLSLFILGKLSRKELSRELEFIFNSVGIHNVSSSSNKKLHIDIATIAGDTLSLKRQRKRLHNKRILTRLHNQLLLGVLTNSLKDSPLSKKGSRFGFQNASSSSSSSSGTNVGISASTNKNMKRSNKTSSQIEIYKKIVLSLPIADRNRLKLITKDAGKQGFIYCSVLQSRLNIVPKIPIVSEPETLKRIKSNNLKTPLEWSQDIMNGFNTPLCTDNYSLPDVDSLYLKMTGISREHGLVGNVDTRCIDILMMGLDHYLKNIIEFTIDSVRYRKKKYSDYYDLDDDIGFYKPVTGAETIGDDSSSDNKKQDRDDENAKDIISLTNEDLYNTLNIFPNLIESTTSAYYNLTNLGLLNDDELVVGKSSIEDLPEFQLNEKPTFTPIDEKNIGTREELNWLIKDILTNE, via the coding sequence ATGTCAACGACGCTGtcacaagaacaaaaacCAATGACCCCAAATTATGTCAATAGCAACATGTCACAGCAACAAACGCCTCATTCGTCTGGCGTTACCgttggtggtggtggtgctGTATCAATGATGACTCCATcatctttccaaaattcaTTAGGTACACAACAGCATGGGCATActgatgatgctgatgaaCATAGTGATCCCGATGAGAAAAACTTGATTCCATCAGTAAACAAAAGATTAGATTTAAGTCCCatgattgaaaaatttacttCCATATTAGGTAGACCGAATTGGATAAAATATGCGCAATTATTGAGTCTTTTCATCCTGGGAAAATTGTCAAGAAAGGAATTATCAAGAGAAttagaatttattttcaattctgtTGGAATACATAACGTATCATCATCGTCCAATAAGAAATTACATATTGATATTGCCACAATTGCAGGCGATACCTTATCTTTAAAGAGACAAAGAAAGAGACTTCACAATAAACGTATTTTGACAAGGTTAcataatcaattattaCTAGGTGTATTGACTAATTCACTGAAAGATTCTCCATTGAGCAAAAAAGGATCACGATTTGGATTTCAAAATGCCtcttcgtcatcatcatcatcttcaggGACAAATGTTGGCATTTCAGCttcaacaaataaaaacatGAAACGGTCAAATAAGACAAGTTCgcaaattgaaatatataaaaaaattgtattatcattaccaATAGCAGATAGGAATAgattaaaattaataacTAAAGATGCTGGGAAACAAggttttatttattgttcCGTGTTACAGTCAAGATTAAATATAGTCCCCAAGATCCCTATAGTTTCTGAACCTGAGActttgaaaagaattaagtctaataatttaaaaacCCCATTGGAATGGTCACAAGATATTATGAATGGATTCAATACTCCATTATGTACGGATAATTATTCATTACCCGATGTGGATTCgttatatttaaaaatgacTGGGATATCAAGAGAACATGGACTTGTAGGAAATGTGGATACTAGGtgtattgatattttaatgatgGGATTagatcattatttgaaaaatattattgaatttaccATTGATTCAGTACGAtatagaaagaaaaaatattctgattattatgatttagatgatgatattggATTTTATAAACCTGTCACTGGAGCAGAGACAATTGGAGATGATAGCAGTagtgataataaaaaacaagatCGGGATGACGAAAATGCAAAGGATATAATATCATTGACAAATGAAGATCTTTATAATACATTGAACATTTTCCCCAATTTAATTGAATCTACAACAAGTGcatattataatttaacCAATTTAGGATTacttaatgatgatgaattagtTGTCGGTAAAAGTAGTATTGAAGATTTACCTGAATTccaattaaatgaaaaaccAACGTTCACGCCAATAGatgagaaaaatattggtacaagagaagaattaaattggttaatt
- the CLN2 gene encoding cyclin CLN2 (similar to Saccharomyces cerevisiae CLN1 (YMR199W) and CLN2 (YPL256C); ancestral locus Anc_6.293), with the protein MSHSQGLIVKAQQVYYPIELSNSELLCHYETIQEYHQDISSNAIAQSSKFKPITKLIDQQPEMSPQETRSTIITFLFELSVMTRVTNGIFFQSVRLYDRYCSKRVVLKDQSKLVIATCLWLAAKTWGGCNHIINNVIVPTGGRFYGPNPRARIPRLSELVHYCNGINEGFDESMFCQMEMHILATLNWDICEPMINDYVLNVDENCLIQYELYQRQLDQNRNYNLKRQSQTSQDSDATVDEIDTTTTAMDAKCNNNNDSSSTDVNALDEEDEELKTKIQLINLKKFLIDLSTWQYDLLKFEIFETAFGIHSIINKFTNQEQNSFLMTPVTNNTKQIQLLNIFINAIINAPSSLTQVYKDQQGIMEFIEKVKTYHMELQKKLQLASSIDLTRRITINTCYSSSQEAIQQQYSNTSSPIYSSQNYTPMRNASAQSDNSVFSTTMEQASPMTPTMYYFNKMKNNSACTSSLSVNSLPNNQMHMQQQQQQQQQQQQSTKRYYDNVECNKENQMPYQNGTTGGPPRAKFINTGISHSPMTNISMNGGGGDDSSSRSSLISVPISQVNSSMV; encoded by the coding sequence ATGTCACATTCCCAAGGTTTAATAGTAAAGGCACAACAAGTATATTACCCAATTGAATTATCCAACTCAGAACTATTATGTCACTACGAAACCATCCAAGAATACCATCAAGACATCTCCTCCAATGCCATTGCTCAATCATCAAAATTCAAACCGATAacaaaattaattgatcaaCAACCAGAAATGTCTCCTCAAGAAACAAgatcaacaataataacttttcttttcgAGTTATCTGTAATGACTCGTGTCACTAATGGAATCTTCTTCCAATCTGTAAGATTATACGATCGTTATTGTTCCAAAAGAGTAGTCCTTAAGGATCAATCCAAATTAGTTATAGCTACTTGTCTTTGGTTAGCTGCAAAAACATGGGGTGGTTGTAATCATATTATAAATAACGTTATTGTCCCAACAGGTGGTAGATTTTATGGTCCTAATCCAAGAGCAAGAATACCAAGATTATCAGAATTAGTTCATTATTGTAATGGTATCAACGAGGGGTTCGATGAATCCATGTTTTGTCAAATGGAAATGCATATATTGGCAACTTTAAATTGGGATATTTGTGAACCAATGATCAATGATTATGTTTTGAATGTAGATGAAAATTGTTTGATTCAATATGAATTGTATCAAAGACAATTGGACCAAAATAGAAAttataatttgaaaagacaGTCTCAAACTTCTCAAGATAGTGATGCCACTGTGGATGAGATCgatacaacaacaacagctATGGACGCTaaatgtaataataacaatgataGCAGTAGTACAGATGTCAATGCATTGgacgaagaagatgaagaattaaaaacaaaaattcaattgattaatttgaaaaaattcttAATAGATTTATCCACATGGCAATATGACctattgaaatttgaaatttttgaaactgCATTTGGTATTCAttccattattaataaatttacaaatcaagaacaaaattCCTTTTTAATGACCCCAGTAACGAACAATACAAAACAAATTCAACTACTAAACATTTTCATAAATGCAATTATCAATGcaccatcatcattgaCTCAAGTCTATAAAGATCAACAAGGTATAAtggaatttattgaaaaagttaAGACATATCATATggaattacaaaagaaattacaattaGCATCATCGATCGATTtaacaagaagaataacaataaatacATGTTATTCATCATCTCAAGAAGCAAtccaacaacaatattCAAACACATCTTCACCAATTTATTCCTCTCAAAATTATACACCAATGAGAAACGCTAGTGCTCAATCTGATAACAGTGTATTCAGTACCACAATGGAACAAGCTTCTCCAATGACTCCAACCATGtattatttcaataaaatgaaaaataatagtgCTTGTACAAGTTCTCTAAGCGTTAACAGTCTACCGAATAATCAAATGCATatgcaacaacaacaacagcagcagcagcagcaacaacagaGTACAAAACGTTATTACGATAATGTAGAAtgtaataaagaaaatcaaatgCCATATCAAAACGGTACGACAGGTGGCCCACCAAGAGCTAAATTCATAAATACAGGTATTTCTCATTCTCCAATGACTAACATTTCGATGaatggtggtggtggtgatGATTCAAGTAGTAGATCTTCTTTAATCTCCGTACCAATCAGTCAAGTTAACAGCAGCATGGTCTGA